ACTCTTCCACGGCGGTCTCCGCCACCTGCTTCCGGACATAGGGGTAGAGCTCCTTCAGCGTGACGAGTCCGTCCTTGTCCTGGTCGGCCTCCCCGTGCAGCCCCGTGAGCAACGCATAGGTGAAGAGGCCATGCCCGGCCTTGTCATAGTCCGAACTGATCTGGGTGCCGGTGGATGCCGCGAGCACCACCACCTTGCCCGCCGCCAGGAGAGGGTTCTCCAGGGAGAGCACCATGGGCCGGGCGCCATTGGCCAGCACCGAGCGGCCGACGGCGCCGGAGAAGCAGGAATCCAGCAGGACGATCACGTGCTTGGCCGGCAGCTTGTTCAGGGACTCATACAGGGCCTTGAGCGGATACAAGCCGTCGGGGTAGTCCGGGTGTCCGTCCCAGGGGACGAGGTAGGCGTCCCCAGTCTTCGGATCGGGCGTCCCGTGCCCGGCATAGTACACATAGACTGTGGACTCCGGCTTGACCCGCATCCGCAGCCACTCCCCCACGGTCCGGAGATCGTTGCCTGTCGCCTTGGCCTCGGTCATGACCCGGATATGGGATTTCGGGATCCCGGCTTGGGTCTCCAGGAGCTTCGCCACCGCTTCGGCATCCTTGACGCCATAGGCCACTTTCGGGATGACCTCCTCGCGATACTGACTGATCCCGATGACCACCGCGTAGGCGTCGGGCTGCTGGAGTGATGGCACTCCGGCCTGGCTCGCCATCGGACTCAGACCAGCCAGAAGGAGCAAGCTGACCAAGACCCACGTGCGCGGAAGACACATGGCACGCCTCCCTTGTGAAACACGTGCTATAGGAATATCTTAGGCTAGCTCCGTTTTTCCCCAAAAGCAATGCGTCTCCCTGGACGAAACTCGCGAGGGGGGGAGTCTTCGCCCCCCCCGGCTCCCCCCAGGATGCGCCCGCGTGTCCGCCGGCGGGAGCACGATAAACCTACCGAACCAAGGCGTTGAGCTGGTCGCCGTGAACAAGGCCAGCTTGGGGGCAATTGCGGCAAAAATTGAGGTTGGAACCGGGAGTAAAACCGGGAGTAACGAGAATCAGGCGGTCAACACCGAGACTGGCAAAACCACAGAAC
The sequence above is a segment of the Nitrospirota bacterium genome. Coding sequences within it:
- a CDS encoding caspase family protein; translation: MCLPRTWVLVSLLLLAGLSPMASQAGVPSLQQPDAYAVVIGISQYREEVIPKVAYGVKDAEAVAKLLETQAGIPKSHIRVMTEAKATGNDLRTVGEWLRMRVKPESTVYVYYAGHGTPDPKTGDAYLVPWDGHPDYPDGLYPLKALYESLNKLPAKHVIVLLDSCFSGAVGRSVLANGARPMVLSLENPLLAAGKVVVLAASTGTQISSDYDKAGHGLFTYALLTGLHGEADQDKDGLVTLKELYPYVRKQVAETAVEE